The following proteins are encoded in a genomic region of Candidatus Woesearchaeota archaeon:
- a CDS encoding DNA primase, translating to MAKIAQVSAKYIIHASIFIDGVVDRPDVIGAIFGQTEGLLGADLELRELQRSGRIGRIEVNVDTKGGKTRGEIIIPSSLDKAETAIVAAALEIIQRIGPCNAKIQVQEIEDIRISKRQHVISRAKELLKNLMDSVMPDSQELADEVAYSVRVMEITEYGRERLPAGPAIEESDEVILVEGRADVLNLLKHGFKNAIAINGTNVPESIIELTKRKVVTVFVDGDRGGDLIIKEVFSSGGEIDFVTKAPDGKEVEELTKKEIHKALRSKVAAEQYKLEAPVKSNTSPRQQRPAPRQSRNGGREEKKAEPRTVKKLSDSEKKKFGQMLEDLIGTRGAYLLDEKLNILGKVPVTELQSTIKSLRGGVYSIIFDGVVDKDLLQVADRANVAFVAGMSSKVKSSGQVQILTADDF from the coding sequence ATGGCAAAGATTGCACAAGTTTCAGCAAAGTACATAATCCACGCATCAATTTTCATTGATGGGGTAGTGGATAGGCCGGACGTTATCGGCGCGATTTTTGGGCAGACTGAAGGCTTGCTCGGCGCCGATCTCGAGCTTCGCGAGTTGCAGCGTTCCGGGCGCATCGGCAGGATTGAAGTGAACGTGGATACAAAAGGCGGAAAGACGCGCGGCGAGATCATTATTCCTTCCTCGCTTGACAAAGCAGAAACCGCCATCGTAGCGGCGGCGTTGGAAATCATCCAGCGCATTGGTCCGTGCAACGCGAAGATTCAGGTGCAGGAGATTGAAGACATTCGTATCTCCAAGCGCCAGCACGTGATTAGCAGGGCGAAGGAGCTTTTGAAAAACCTTATGGACAGCGTGATGCCTGATTCGCAAGAGCTTGCCGATGAGGTTGCGTACTCGGTGCGCGTGATGGAGATTACAGAGTACGGGCGCGAGCGCCTTCCTGCAGGTCCCGCGATTGAAGAGTCTGACGAAGTCATTCTTGTTGAGGGCCGGGCTGACGTGTTGAATTTGCTCAAGCACGGCTTTAAGAATGCTATTGCGATTAACGGGACGAACGTGCCGGAAAGCATTATTGAGTTGACGAAGCGCAAAGTCGTGACGGTCTTCGTTGATGGGGATCGCGGCGGCGACCTCATCATTAAGGAAGTCTTTTCCTCTGGCGGAGAGATTGATTTTGTTACGAAGGCGCCGGACGGGAAGGAAGTTGAAGAGTTGACAAAGAAGGAGATTCATAAGGCGTTGCGCAGCAAGGTTGCCGCGGAGCAGTACAAGTTAGAGGCTCCGGTGAAGAGTAATACGTCACCTCGCCAGCAGAGGCCCGCGCCTCGCCAGTCCAGGAATGGGGGGAGAGAGGAGAAGAAGGCAGAGCCGCGAACGGTCAAAAAGCTTTCCGATAGTGAAAAGAAAAAGTTTGGTCAGATGCTTGAGGACTTGATCGGAACGCGGGGAGCGTACCTCCTTGATGAAAAGCTCAACATCCTTGGAAAGGTGCCGGTTACTGAGTTGCAGAGCACGATTAAGTCGTTGCGTGGCGGCGTGTACAGCATTATTTTCGATGGTGTTGTTGACAAGGACCTCTTGCAAGTGGCTGATCGGGCGAATGTCGCCTTCGTTGCGGGAATGAGTAGCAAAGTGAAGAGTTCCGGCCAGGTTCAGATACTCACGGCAGATGATTTTTAG
- a CDS encoding serine protein kinase RIO yields MFGFFFSAGALLVVVGALGASMARRKSKEAWKTYKNVFDEYTLRNLFKLQAQGHFEELESPIAIGKESNVFTARTASGERVIVKIYRLETCDFLKMFQYLRSDPRFEGLRNQRRKTIFAWTKREFRNLMRAREVVRVPAPLVFRDNILVLELIGGSEPAPRVKDARPLDPEGFFVEVAKMMGALWRAGLVHGDLSEFNILNDAEVPVFIDFSQSTVVQDSLAPELLERDCRNVARFFAKLGVAVTVDSLREQVLASR; encoded by the coding sequence TTGTTTGGCTTTTTTTTTTCAGCAGGGGCGTTGCTTGTGGTTGTAGGAGCGCTCGGGGCGAGTATGGCAAGAAGGAAATCAAAGGAAGCGTGGAAGACGTACAAGAACGTGTTTGATGAGTATACGCTGCGCAATTTGTTCAAGCTCCAGGCGCAGGGGCATTTTGAAGAGTTGGAGAGCCCCATCGCGATTGGGAAGGAGAGTAATGTGTTCACGGCCCGTACGGCGTCTGGTGAGCGGGTTATCGTTAAGATTTATCGTCTGGAAACGTGTGATTTTCTCAAGATGTTTCAGTACTTGAGGTCTGATCCGCGGTTTGAAGGGTTGCGCAACCAACGCAGGAAGACGATCTTTGCGTGGACGAAGCGAGAGTTTCGTAACTTGATGCGGGCTCGTGAGGTGGTCCGAGTTCCCGCCCCGCTCGTGTTTCGCGATAATATTTTGGTTTTGGAGTTGATTGGTGGGAGTGAGCCAGCGCCTCGGGTGAAGGATGCGCGCCCGCTTGATCCTGAAGGTTTTTTTGTTGAGGTGGCGAAGATGATGGGTGCGTTGTGGCGGGCGGGGTTGGTGCATGGGGATCTGAGCGAGTTTAATATCTTGAATGATGCTGAGGTGCCGGTTTTCATTGATTTTTCTCAGTCCACGGTTGTGCAGGACTCCTTGGCTCCTGAGCTCTTGGAGCGGGACTGTAGAAACGTTGCGCGTTTTTTTGCGAAGCTCGGCGTTGCGGTTACGGTTGATTCTTTGCGAGAGCAGGTTTTAGCCTCGCGGTGA